The Excalfactoria chinensis isolate bCotChi1 chromosome 28, bCotChi1.hap2, whole genome shotgun sequence genome includes a window with the following:
- the TIMELESS gene encoding protein timeless homolog isoform X2, whose translation MDWYMMNCELLATCSALGYLEGDAYHREPDCLESVKDLIRYLRHEDESRDVRQQLGAAQILQNDLVPLLVQYPQDRTLFDAVIRLMVNLTQPALLCFGKVPSDATARHHFLQVLSYLQAYKEAFASEKVFGVLSEKLYEVLQLDWEQRQEEDTLLVERILLLVRNVLHVPPDPDEEQGVDGDASVHDRVLWALHISGMDDLLKFLASAPAEQQWALHVLEIISLMFRDQSPEQLAAMGQGRAGAECGEDTQELQSLRQREQAEQRARMLQRPARHSRFRGSYVIQGLKAIGEHDVIFHKGLHNLQSYSHDLGKETRRVPRRRWAPPEPGPPRRSARNVRLFLSRFCQDFLESCYNRLMLLVKDQLLREKAQQHDETYYLWATAFFMAFNRGRGFRAELVSETVGVRAFHFIEQHLTNYYEMALMDKKEATTWARRMHLALKAYQELLRTVQEMDRSPEPAVRDSSQVIKNHIFYLMEYRELLLALFRKFDETKQPRAFLRDLVETAHLFLQMLERFCRGRSGLVVQSKRVRRRKKPRPPAAPQPPGAAELEEQWAMAAQQLQGCMQGTVPLPEDVMPFDAASETPVEEQRAAALLRIQECLREGRAPQALQLLRSAREVWPEGDVFGPPGVEPPEEMQLLQEICFAALPRPTAPPEAEDPEQPEEEEEEEEEEEEEAVRVSEKEFNFMDYLKRFACVPVVRACALLLRGYAQNSARTNHCAARLLHRLARQLRMEPLLFQLSLFTLFQRLLNDPSAHQELVALAKFILGKFFALAATNKKAFVELLFWKNATAVREMSEGYSSLRDGEGAGARRTPAWSPEQEQTLRELFWKYKEAEGQDIIASILAELPGRTRRQVVQQLVRMGLAGSARDFPRPRKGTNIVLWTEEQELELERLFEEFRGSDDILGNIMKNLTARRSRARVVEKLLAMGLVAERRELHKKRRRKNCSPQTGEADAAAVPAHHSSAEDSEEDEEEEEEEEDEAEDDPMEEPWDPKEGTGMVLVQRLQQEGLAGPLRWLQNCLRRTARDRETEGLSIPVPLVPLSEENEDAMENRGFRALLREVGLRPPANEQESFWRIPAALTPQQLRRAAASITPPSPQGPLQELPQQELPLQELPAAPQDPAGEPLPSPLGSDSESEEPLSIPAPSGSKRQRQLDSEDEDGDMEADLPPADPPSEEDEDPQPMGRRKRIRRLLEEEEEEED comes from the exons ATGGACTGGTACATGATGAACTGCGAGCTGCTGGCCACCTGCAGCGCCCTGGGCTACCTGGAGGGCGACGCGTATCACCGCGAACCCGACTGCCTCG AGAGCGTGAAGGATTTGATCCGGTACCTGCGGCACGAGGATGAGAGCCGCGACGTgcggcagcagctgggagcgGCGCAGATCCTGCAGAACGACCTGGTGCCGCTGCTCGTTCAGTACCCGCAGGATCGGACCCTCTTCGATGCCGTCATCAG GCTGATGGTGAACCTGACCCAGCCGGCGCTGCTCTGCTTCGGCAAAGTGCCATCGGATGCCACCGCCCGGCACCACTTCCTGCAGGTGCTGTCCTACCTGCAGGCGTACAaagag GCGTTCGCCAGTGAGAAGGTGTTTGGGGTGCTGAGTGAGAAACTGTATGAAgtgctgcagctg GACTGGGAGCAGCGGCAGGAGGAGGACACGCTGCTGGTCGAGCGGATCCTGCTGCTGGTGCGCAACGTGCTGCACGTGCCCCCCGACCCTGATGAGGAGCAG GGTGTGGATGGCGATGCCAGCGTGCACGACCGCGTGCTGTGGGCTCTGCATATCAGTGGCATGGATGACCTGCTCAAGTTCCTGGCCAGCgctccagctgagcagcagtgggCTCTGCACGTCCTCGAGATCATCTCCCTCATGTTCCGTGACCAG AGCccggagcagctggcagcaatgGGACAGGGACGGGCAGGTGCAGAGTGTGGGGAGGacacacaggagctgcagagtcTGCGGCAAcgggagcaggcagagcagagagcacGGATGCTGCAGCGCCCAGCcag GCACTCTCGTTTCCGTGGTTCCTACGTCATCCAGGGGCTGAAGGCCATCGGGGAGCACGATGTCATCTTCCATAAGGGTCTGCACAAC ctgcagagctaCAGCCACGACCTGGGCAAGGAGACACGCCGGGTGCCGCGGCGTCGCTGGGCCCCCCCCGAACCGGGACCCCCCCGACGTTCAGCCCGTAACGTCCGGCTCTTCCTGAGCCGTTTCTGCCAGGACTTCCTGGAGAGCTGCTACAACCGCCTGATGCTGCTGGTCAAG gATCAATTACTGCGGGAGAAAGCCCAGCAGCACGACGAGACGTATTACCTGTGGGCCACTGCCTTCTTCATGGCCTTCAACCGTGGCCGGGGGTTCCGTGCTGAGCTGGTGTCGGAGACGGTGGGTGTGCGTGCCTTCCACTTCATCGAGCAGCACCTCACCAACTACTACGAGATGGCGCTGATGGACAAGAAGGAGGCGACCACCTGGGCACGGAG GATGCACCTGGCCCTGAAGGCGTACCAGGAGCTGCTGCGCACGGTGCAGGAGATGGATCGTTCCCCAGAGCCAGCAGTGAGAGACAGCAGTCAGGTCATTAAGA ACCACATCTTCTATCTGATGGAATATCGGGAGCTTCTCCTTGCTCTCTTCCGGAAGTTTGATGAGACGAAGCAGCCTCGTGCTTTCCTGCGGGACCTGGTGGAGACGGCTCATCTCTTCCTGCAGATGCTGGAGCGTTTCTGTCGCGGCCGCTCCGGCCTCGTGGTGCAG AGCAAACgtgtgaggaggaggaagaagccCCGTCCCCCTGCAGCACCGCAGCCGCCgggtgcagcagagctggaggagcagtggGCAatggcagcccagcagctgcagggctgcatgcag ggcACGGTGCCGCTCCCTGAGGATGTGATGCCCTTCGATGCTGCCTCAGAGACCCCCGTGGAGGAGCAGCGTGCTGCGGCTCTGCTGCGCATCCAGGAGTGCCTACGGGAGGGAAGGGCCCCCCAAGCCCTGCAACTGCTGCGCTCTGCCAG GGAAGTGTGGCCCGAAGGGGATGTTTTTGGCCCCCCCGGCGTGGAGCCCCCCGAGGagatgcagctgctgcaggagatcTGCTTCGCTGCTCTGCCCC GGCCCACAGCCCCCCCTGAGGCTGAGGATCCAGagcagcctgaggaagaggaggaagaagaggaagaggaggaggaggaagcagtgcGGGTATCCGAGAAGGAGTTCAATTTCATGGACTACCTAAAGAG GTTTGCCTGCGTGCCCGTGGTCCGTGCCTGCGCTCTGCTGCTGCGGGGCTACGCACAGAACAGCGCCCGCACCAACCACTGTGCTGCACGGCTGCTGCACCGCCTGGCCCGGCAGCTGCGCATGGAGCCTCTGCTCTTCCAACTCTCCCTCTTCACTCTCTTCCAACGCCTCCTCAACGACCCCAGCGCCCACCAG gaGCTGGTAGCCTTGGCCAAGTTTATCCTGGGTAAGTTCTTTGCTCTGGCTGCCACCAACAAGAAGGCGTTTGTGGAGCTGCTCTTCTGGAAGAACGCTACGGCTGTGAGGGAGATGAGCGAAGGTTACAGCTCCTTAAGGGATGGGGAGGG AGCTGGAGCACGCCGGACCCCTGCCTGGAGCCCAGAGCAGGAGCAGACGCTGCGGGAGCTGTTCTGGAAGTACAAGGAGGCAGAAG GTCAGGACATCATTGCCTCCATCCTGGCCGAGCTTCCAGGCCGCACACGGCGACAGGTGGTGCAGCAGTTGGTGCGCATGGGGCTGGCGGGCAGCGCCAGGGACTTCCCACGGCCAAG GAAGGGCACCAATATTGTGCTGTGGAcggaggagcaggagctggagctggagcgGCTCTTTGAGGAGTTCAGGGGATCGGATG ATATCCTGGGGAACATCATGAAGAACCTGACGGCGCGGCGCTCACGGGCACGCGTGGTGGAGAAGCTGCTGGCAATGGGGTTGGTGGCAGAGCGCAGGGAGCTGCACAAGAAGCGTCGGAGGAAGAATTGCAGCCCCCAAACG GGTGaggcagatgctgcagcagttccagcccatcacagctctgctgaggacagtgaggaggatgaggaggaggaggaggaggaagaagatgaagCAGAGGATGACCCCATGGAGGAGCCCTGGGACCCCAAGGAGGGGACGGGGATGGTCCTGGTGCAGCgtctgcagcaggaag ggctggctgggCCCCTGCGGTGGCTGCAGAACTGCCTGAGGAGGACAGCACGGGACCGTGAGACAGAAg GGCTGTCCATCCCGGTGCCGTTGGTGCCGCTCTCAGAGGAGAACGAAGATGCCATGGAGAACCGTGGCTTCCGTGCTCTGCTGCGGGAGGTGGGGCTGCGGCCCCCCGCCAACGAGCAG GAGTCCTTCTGGCGCATCCCTGCTGCCCTCACCCCGCAGCAGCTGCGCCGTGCAGCTGCCTCCATCACCCCCCCGAGCCCTCAGGGACCCCTCCAGGAGCTCCCCCAACAGGAGCTGCCCCTCCAGGAGCTGCCGGCAGCACCGCAGGACCCCGCTGGAG agcCGCTGCCGTCCCCACTGGGATCGGACTCGGAGAG CGAGGAGCCCCTCTCCATCCCCGCACCATCGGGCAGCAAACGGCAACGGCAGCTCGACAGCGAGGATGAGGATGGTGACATGG AGGCAGATCTACCCCCCGCAGACCCCCCCTCAGAGGAGGATGAGGACCCCCAGCCCATGGGCAGGAGGAAACGCATCCGCCGCCttttggaggaggaggaggaggaggaagattgA
- the TIMELESS gene encoding protein timeless homolog isoform X1 translates to MDWYMMNCELLATCSALGYLEGDAYHREPDCLESVKDLIRYLRHEDESRDVRQQLGAAQILQNDLVPLLVQYPQDRTLFDAVIRLMVNLTQPALLCFGKVPSDATARHHFLQVLSYLQAYKEAFASEKVFGVLSEKLYEVLQLDWEQRQEEDTLLVERILLLVRNVLHVPPDPDEEQGVDGDASVHDRVLWALHISGMDDLLKFLASAPAEQQWALHVLEIISLMFRDQSPEQLAAMGQGRAGAECGEDTQELQSLRQREQAEQRARMLQRPARHSRFRGSYVIQGLKAIGEHDVIFHKGLHNLQSYSHDLGKETRRVPRRRWAPPEPGPPRRSARNVRLFLSRFCQDFLESCYNRLMLLVKDQLLREKAQQHDETYYLWATAFFMAFNRGRGFRAELVSETVGVRAFHFIEQHLTNYYEMALMDKKEATTWARRMHLALKAYQELLRTVQEMDRSPEPAVRDSSQVIKNHIFYLMEYRELLLALFRKFDETKQPRAFLRDLVETAHLFLQMLERFCRGRSGLVVQSKRVRRRKKPRPPAAPQPPGAAELEEQWAMAAQQLQGCMQGTVPLPEDVMPFDAASETPVEEQRAAALLRIQECLREGRAPQALQLLRSAREVWPEGDVFGPPGVEPPEEMQLLQEICFAALPRPTAPPEAEDPEQPEEEEEEEEEEEEEAVRVSEKEFNFMDYLKRFACVPVVRACALLLRGYAQNSARTNHCAARLLHRLARQLRMEPLLFQLSLFTLFQRLLNDPSAHQELVALAKFILGKFFALAATNKKAFVELLFWKNATAVREMSEGYSSLRDGEGAGARRTPAWSPEQEQTLRELFWKYKEAEGQDIIASILAELPGRTRRQVVQQLVRMGLAGSARDFPRPRKGTNIVLWTEEQELELERLFEEFRGSDDILGNIMKNLTARRSRARVVEKLLAMGLVAERRELHKKRRRKNCSPQTGEADAAAVPAHHSSAEDSEEDEEEEEEEEDEAEDDPMEEPWDPKEGTGMVLVQRLQQEGLAGPLRWLQNCLRRTARDRETEGLSIPVPLVPLSEENEDAMENRGFRALLREVGLRPPANEQESFWRIPAALTPQQLRRAAASITPPSPQGPLQELPQQELPLQELPAAPQDPAGAEPLPSPLGSDSESEEPLSIPAPSGSKRQRQLDSEDEDGDMEADLPPADPPSEEDEDPQPMGRRKRIRRLLEEEEEEED, encoded by the exons ATGGACTGGTACATGATGAACTGCGAGCTGCTGGCCACCTGCAGCGCCCTGGGCTACCTGGAGGGCGACGCGTATCACCGCGAACCCGACTGCCTCG AGAGCGTGAAGGATTTGATCCGGTACCTGCGGCACGAGGATGAGAGCCGCGACGTgcggcagcagctgggagcgGCGCAGATCCTGCAGAACGACCTGGTGCCGCTGCTCGTTCAGTACCCGCAGGATCGGACCCTCTTCGATGCCGTCATCAG GCTGATGGTGAACCTGACCCAGCCGGCGCTGCTCTGCTTCGGCAAAGTGCCATCGGATGCCACCGCCCGGCACCACTTCCTGCAGGTGCTGTCCTACCTGCAGGCGTACAaagag GCGTTCGCCAGTGAGAAGGTGTTTGGGGTGCTGAGTGAGAAACTGTATGAAgtgctgcagctg GACTGGGAGCAGCGGCAGGAGGAGGACACGCTGCTGGTCGAGCGGATCCTGCTGCTGGTGCGCAACGTGCTGCACGTGCCCCCCGACCCTGATGAGGAGCAG GGTGTGGATGGCGATGCCAGCGTGCACGACCGCGTGCTGTGGGCTCTGCATATCAGTGGCATGGATGACCTGCTCAAGTTCCTGGCCAGCgctccagctgagcagcagtgggCTCTGCACGTCCTCGAGATCATCTCCCTCATGTTCCGTGACCAG AGCccggagcagctggcagcaatgGGACAGGGACGGGCAGGTGCAGAGTGTGGGGAGGacacacaggagctgcagagtcTGCGGCAAcgggagcaggcagagcagagagcacGGATGCTGCAGCGCCCAGCcag GCACTCTCGTTTCCGTGGTTCCTACGTCATCCAGGGGCTGAAGGCCATCGGGGAGCACGATGTCATCTTCCATAAGGGTCTGCACAAC ctgcagagctaCAGCCACGACCTGGGCAAGGAGACACGCCGGGTGCCGCGGCGTCGCTGGGCCCCCCCCGAACCGGGACCCCCCCGACGTTCAGCCCGTAACGTCCGGCTCTTCCTGAGCCGTTTCTGCCAGGACTTCCTGGAGAGCTGCTACAACCGCCTGATGCTGCTGGTCAAG gATCAATTACTGCGGGAGAAAGCCCAGCAGCACGACGAGACGTATTACCTGTGGGCCACTGCCTTCTTCATGGCCTTCAACCGTGGCCGGGGGTTCCGTGCTGAGCTGGTGTCGGAGACGGTGGGTGTGCGTGCCTTCCACTTCATCGAGCAGCACCTCACCAACTACTACGAGATGGCGCTGATGGACAAGAAGGAGGCGACCACCTGGGCACGGAG GATGCACCTGGCCCTGAAGGCGTACCAGGAGCTGCTGCGCACGGTGCAGGAGATGGATCGTTCCCCAGAGCCAGCAGTGAGAGACAGCAGTCAGGTCATTAAGA ACCACATCTTCTATCTGATGGAATATCGGGAGCTTCTCCTTGCTCTCTTCCGGAAGTTTGATGAGACGAAGCAGCCTCGTGCTTTCCTGCGGGACCTGGTGGAGACGGCTCATCTCTTCCTGCAGATGCTGGAGCGTTTCTGTCGCGGCCGCTCCGGCCTCGTGGTGCAG AGCAAACgtgtgaggaggaggaagaagccCCGTCCCCCTGCAGCACCGCAGCCGCCgggtgcagcagagctggaggagcagtggGCAatggcagcccagcagctgcagggctgcatgcag ggcACGGTGCCGCTCCCTGAGGATGTGATGCCCTTCGATGCTGCCTCAGAGACCCCCGTGGAGGAGCAGCGTGCTGCGGCTCTGCTGCGCATCCAGGAGTGCCTACGGGAGGGAAGGGCCCCCCAAGCCCTGCAACTGCTGCGCTCTGCCAG GGAAGTGTGGCCCGAAGGGGATGTTTTTGGCCCCCCCGGCGTGGAGCCCCCCGAGGagatgcagctgctgcaggagatcTGCTTCGCTGCTCTGCCCC GGCCCACAGCCCCCCCTGAGGCTGAGGATCCAGagcagcctgaggaagaggaggaagaagaggaagaggaggaggaggaagcagtgcGGGTATCCGAGAAGGAGTTCAATTTCATGGACTACCTAAAGAG GTTTGCCTGCGTGCCCGTGGTCCGTGCCTGCGCTCTGCTGCTGCGGGGCTACGCACAGAACAGCGCCCGCACCAACCACTGTGCTGCACGGCTGCTGCACCGCCTGGCCCGGCAGCTGCGCATGGAGCCTCTGCTCTTCCAACTCTCCCTCTTCACTCTCTTCCAACGCCTCCTCAACGACCCCAGCGCCCACCAG gaGCTGGTAGCCTTGGCCAAGTTTATCCTGGGTAAGTTCTTTGCTCTGGCTGCCACCAACAAGAAGGCGTTTGTGGAGCTGCTCTTCTGGAAGAACGCTACGGCTGTGAGGGAGATGAGCGAAGGTTACAGCTCCTTAAGGGATGGGGAGGG AGCTGGAGCACGCCGGACCCCTGCCTGGAGCCCAGAGCAGGAGCAGACGCTGCGGGAGCTGTTCTGGAAGTACAAGGAGGCAGAAG GTCAGGACATCATTGCCTCCATCCTGGCCGAGCTTCCAGGCCGCACACGGCGACAGGTGGTGCAGCAGTTGGTGCGCATGGGGCTGGCGGGCAGCGCCAGGGACTTCCCACGGCCAAG GAAGGGCACCAATATTGTGCTGTGGAcggaggagcaggagctggagctggagcgGCTCTTTGAGGAGTTCAGGGGATCGGATG ATATCCTGGGGAACATCATGAAGAACCTGACGGCGCGGCGCTCACGGGCACGCGTGGTGGAGAAGCTGCTGGCAATGGGGTTGGTGGCAGAGCGCAGGGAGCTGCACAAGAAGCGTCGGAGGAAGAATTGCAGCCCCCAAACG GGTGaggcagatgctgcagcagttccagcccatcacagctctgctgaggacagtgaggaggatgaggaggaggaggaggaggaagaagatgaagCAGAGGATGACCCCATGGAGGAGCCCTGGGACCCCAAGGAGGGGACGGGGATGGTCCTGGTGCAGCgtctgcagcaggaag ggctggctgggCCCCTGCGGTGGCTGCAGAACTGCCTGAGGAGGACAGCACGGGACCGTGAGACAGAAg GGCTGTCCATCCCGGTGCCGTTGGTGCCGCTCTCAGAGGAGAACGAAGATGCCATGGAGAACCGTGGCTTCCGTGCTCTGCTGCGGGAGGTGGGGCTGCGGCCCCCCGCCAACGAGCAG GAGTCCTTCTGGCGCATCCCTGCTGCCCTCACCCCGCAGCAGCTGCGCCGTGCAGCTGCCTCCATCACCCCCCCGAGCCCTCAGGGACCCCTCCAGGAGCTCCCCCAACAGGAGCTGCCCCTCCAGGAGCTGCCGGCAGCACCGCAGGACCCCGCTGGAG cagagcCGCTGCCGTCCCCACTGGGATCGGACTCGGAGAG CGAGGAGCCCCTCTCCATCCCCGCACCATCGGGCAGCAAACGGCAACGGCAGCTCGACAGCGAGGATGAGGATGGTGACATGG AGGCAGATCTACCCCCCGCAGACCCCCCCTCAGAGGAGGATGAGGACCCCCAGCCCATGGGCAGGAGGAAACGCATCCGCCGCCttttggaggaggaggaggaggaggaagattgA
- the APOF gene encoding LOW QUALITY PROTEIN: apolipoprotein F (The sequence of the model RefSeq protein was modified relative to this genomic sequence to represent the inferred CDS: inserted 2 bases in 1 codon) produces MGADSGGYKGAMEGXGGGTAQRRWCGDGGDGSPRAASMGRTLLFLLLLLQSRGQIATTAPPGGDGGTAAVRALLAEVAPPLPALRGRAVRCGALLPDALPGFSRIPPLARAVSRASLTLALSGAGCGPEAEAAARGLYQELNPPAATALLRGLAGLRDVPAELTLPLLSSLARLRRRCVRPRNETRTGTVRCRREAEDDACSPLGEREAHGVLEWVPGVNAVYNLGSGLYFAFQGCELLASERALQAAEDLGYAALTAITGGGPVAVGIRFGLQPGIKAGVRALYGYFTADGEPPTAPSAHSGPVLVV; encoded by the exons ATGGGCGCTGATAGCGGCGGTTATAAAGGGGCcatggaggg aggggggggcacAGCGCAGCGGCGGTGGTGCGGGGACGGCGGTGACG GTTCCCCCCGAGCCGCCTCCATGGGCCGCactctgctcttcctcctcctcctccttcagaGCCGGGGGCAAATCGCGACCACCGCCCCACCGGGGGGTGATGGAGGGACCGCCGCGGTGCGGGCGCTGCTGGCGGAGGTCGCTCCCCCACTCccggcgctgcggggccgcgCGGTTCGGTGCGGAGCGCTTCTCCCCGACGCCCTCCCCGGTTTCTCCCGCATCCCCCCGCTGGCCCGCGCCGTGTCCCGCGCCTCGTTGACGCTGGCGCTGAGCGGGGCCGGGTGCGGACCGGaggcggaggcggcggcgcgggggcTGTACCAGGAGCTGAACCCCCCCGCGGCCACCGCTTTGCTGCGGGGTCTAGCGGGGCTGCGGGACGTCCCCGCGGAGCTCACGCTGCcgctgctctccagcctggcCCGACTGCGGCGGCGCTGCGTTCGGCCCCGCAACGAGACCCGCACCGGGACGGTCCGGTGCCGTCGGGAGGCGGAGGACGACGCGTGCAGCCCCCTCGGGGAGCGCGAGGCTCACGGGGTGCTCGAGTGGGTGCCGGGCGTCAACGCCGTCTACAACCTGGGCAGCGGCCTCTACTTCGCCTTCCAGGGCTGCGAGCTGCTCGCGTCCGAGCGGGCGCTGCAGGCGGCCGAGGATCTGGGCTACGCGGCGCTGACGGCGATCACGGGAGGCGGCCCCGTGGCCGTGGGGATCCGGTTCGGGCTGCAGCCCGGTATCAAAGCGGGGGTCCGCGCTCTCTACGGCTACTTCACTGCCGACGGGGAACCTCCGACGGCGCCCAGCGCTCACAGCGGCCCCGTCCTCGTGGTCTGA